A region of the Alligator mississippiensis isolate rAllMis1 chromosome 5, rAllMis1, whole genome shotgun sequence genome:
TGAGTTTGGCCCTCCCATGCAGGTGAGCCGAGTTTCTCCAGCTCTGTACCAGCCAACTCAAAGAAGTCaacctgcctgtcctgctccccctaCATCGCATCCCACCTCTGGGCCATACATGCCCTGCTGCCTCACTGCCTGTGGATGAAAAGCACTGGGTGACAGGGAATTACATTTCTGGGGATGGCAGGGAAGCAGAGTTGCCAGGGTCCTTGGGAACAGTAGATTTCCTTCACAGTTATTTAGGGGGGGCATTCTGtatcctctctccctctctctctctccctgaggAGCCTGTACTCTTTGAGGTTCCTTTCCAGTTTTGCTaatgttgaacagttacaaatgtccaactcgggttccttaaaattctagtttattaggcggattgaaacactgtaatcataaaccttggggctggtccacacacacacatgcacacatgcacacacatacacacacacagtagcaggctacagagtcaggtatacctatcctacaagtgctggagtctgtcgttgaggcttctttcagtgtggtgttatcttccagaagggggtcgcctgctggtccttctggctggacaggcctggtcgagttggagatcaagagggtgccactgagggtcacttttcactgccttttatctgtccttggcagactttggtgactccccagctttctggtttgcccaatccagggctcattgacccttgtgggacttccccccctcggtggctactggacagcatctgtcagccccaggggtcgtccgcatgtacatgcaagtttgggagtccgttgatgaatttagaatagggctctgggagtggtcgatctggagatattcagtccaaaagttggtctctggtgttgattaagtcaggccagggcttctagcccttgatcagtgaggtttagagatttcccggttgttacattgtcttctattgagttcagcttccaggtgataattgctgcctgcttccatgttacacattcaatcaccgattcactcactctttcagaggccagcctgatacagggaagggcagtttgattcctgacttcgttaacaatgttacaatgtataacttactaaaacacatttagttgaaaggtgaggagtataaaatataagctacaaatgccatggcacacaaatagataaaaataccaaactacaaggggagatataaaatgcacacatacacattttaaaatacaactcCTTATCttaaagaggaaggaagaaaaggtagaaaaagagaaacatatccaaagaggggagagcaaatgcacgcaagaggaaaagggggctttctgctacattagaggaaaagggggctttctgctacactaagAAAAAttctctgtgccccaggctgcaaaGGCAGATCTGATGTGTTGGGGGCATTTCAGCCCACCAGTGCTGAGGGGCTGCCTCCCCTAGTGGGGCTTTCCTGTCCCTATGACCCCAGAATCTGACCTTCTTTCTGTGAACCTGGGCTGTCCTTGACACGGACAGAAAAATCAGCTATGAACTAGGAGAGAGTCCCCAGGTAATGAAGCAGAGCTGGAAAAAGGACAGGGTGGCTTGAGGAAACCTTGCATCTCCTTAGGGGAGTGGTTCTTGACCTTTCTAGgctcatgcctccctccccccccaccttggaaaatgccagctctgagctgctaCTCATATGTTGTCGGTTGAAAAACaacagagcagttcttctgtgtTGAACTAAGCCCACAGCAGAGCAGCATGCTTTGACTAgcatggattcctattggaaatctctaaGTTTACCTTGTGTAGGGTAGCACATCTAATAGTGCTGATATtgtgcaacacccttaaaaggatctcatggcacccctagctgagaatcactgtcctaaagTGAATACTTCACATAGGCACCAGTGCTCAAtgatttggccccatgggccagatggagccctgtgcaccaggatctggccctggggcccctccACACCCTGAGTGCCAGGATTTGGCCCCaggagcctggcactgcctcctcctgcccctgcaccctcccaccccagcactgccccctccccctgggatAAGGCACcgagagcccagtgctgcctcctCCTACTAGAATTGGGCCCCCAGGCTTGGTGCCACTCTCTCCCAGCTGTGTGTGCTGGAGTTGGGTGCTCCATCCAGTGCTCAGGGCTTGGGCTTCCCCATTGGTCTGGAAACTTGGAAGCTGGGGGCAGACCCTGGGGAATCCAATGGACTGGATGACATGGTGCTGCGGGCCAGATCTAGTCTgcgggctgggggttgagcacccctgtcctagagcCATTGCActcagccccctgctgcccccagtcccCATCAGCTAATCACCATTCAGGAGCAAAATCCATCTTCCAGTCAGTCTGGGCTGGTTGGATTCGAAGGCTGCTCCCAATGGGTGGACCTCAGTCTTATTCCCAGGCTCAGTGTACTCTTGCTCATTTATCCCCAAGCTGATGTCATCCTTGAGCTCcagcccctcttctccccttcagTGGGGTGTTTCTAGGTGGCCTCAGAgcccttctctgcctgcccctTACCAGGCTCACCCAGCCCCGCTTCTCCCAAAACATCAGCCTTTACTTTACACCAGTTCTAGGGGACCGGTACCAGGCTCTATCTTCCAGCTCTCACCAGTGCCAACCCACCAACACCCACCCCAACTCCGTTCCATTAGGGATGTTGACTGAGTTCAAGAATCAtggagaagtagagctggaagtcAACAGACTCAGTTGATCAAACTGACTGACCAAATGTGGTTGATCTTCAGATTGGGACACTCCCAATCAGTGATGTATGGCAAGGGTTTGCaatatatggcctgtgggccctGTTCAGAGCCACTGGCTCCATCCTGTGGAGCTGAGAGACTTCAGCAGCTTGTtgacagtggcaggggtgtggggaggagacTCTTGGTgttctggcaatgggggactTTGCCTATGCCCACACAGCATGATAGGGAGCTGTACCCATGCCACAACCAGGGGAGTAGGGAGAACACCAACCCACCTCAGACCCAGGGTCATTCCAGCCCATGGCCCCAGAACATTGCCAACCACTGACATATGGTGTTTGTTACCAGTCCTGGGCCTGCTGGGGTGCAGGTCACACAGAGCAAGGTCAGGACACGTACCTAGTACTTATAACTCATTGGTTCCCAACAAACAAACTGACAGGCagtgccaccctccctccccccaccaaaaattTGGGAGGGTAAATTCTTAAAGTCAGGATTTCTTCCTTCTGGAACAAACAGGTCCCTTTCTGGGGCAACTGAATTGAGGAGTATTGGGCCCTCTTTCtagatttcatagaatcacagaaaagctgggctggaagggacctctggaggcaAGATCACCACTATCCAAACAATCCTGTACAAACCCATACTAACCTCCTAGCAAAAGTACACAATCAGCCCTGGCACAATGTAAGACAggacacctgaacctgccaccaataaagcagagggaccactgtagtcagtgtcctgctgctgcaagattgttaaaatatgcttgagagatccattGTAGGGGCTATGCCCCCCACTATAGATGAAGGCAAAAACCCTCATGGTCCATACCAGTCTAAGGGGGAAAATTCactcctgaccccaaatttggtgatcggtctgaccctgagcagatcaccctgccccacacagcacagtGCCCCTAGTGCCCACCACCCTGGCCCACACTGGACAGTGCCACtagagccccccaccctgcccaaaaCAGCACAGTGCCCCCTAGTGCCCACCACCCTGCCTCACACAGCATAGtgcccaccaccctgccccacacacaacaGATTCACctactgcctgcctccctgctccagacAACACAGATCCACCTAGTGCCTGCTACtctgccccacacagcacagaGACACCTAGTGCCCACCACCTTGCCCCACACAGCATAGCACCCGtagtgccccccaccctgcccccacagcacagcgccccttgtgccccccaccctgctccccatggtATGACAGCCCCTAGTGTCCCCATGGCACAACACCCCCCACCGTATGCCTCACAGCATGACCCCTCCCTCCCAGGCCCGCAAAAGGTACCAGTACCAGAGGGCAAGGCCTGCTGCCTCCAGGAAGTTCCTGCCCATCCAGGTGAGGCATAATGGAGCCCAGCCCTGAGGTGAGCAGGCAGCACCTTGCAGCACCTGCAATTAGCTGCTTTGTTAATGAGGCACAGCAGGTACATGGTTCTGGGTGGGGGGCCTGGCACCAGCTCCCGGACACCCTGACctgcctggatccctgctgatgtcCCTGGGGagtgctgtgctgggctggggtggagggggcggggACACTgatggggttggggcagcagggtaggagaCAAAAGCAGGGTGTCATGCTATGGGGGCAACAggccagggggcactgggggccACTGTGCCCTGTCCTCTAGAtacaggagggagggagctgccctGTTGCCACCTTCTTGGTGTAAACGATATCTCTCACCCTCCAGGGAGAGGCTCCCACTTCCACACACCCCTGTAGGCAGAAGTTGCAGAgtgtccccagctgcctgggttcccACCCATGGTATTATATGCCTAAGGCATAAACTTTATAAAGAACAATAAGCAGAATCTTTTTCAGGGGGACAAGGCAATATGCCGTGTTTATTGATAACACAAACTATTAAGCcattatatttttattgtttgAATTACTATACTTATGGACATACATTAACATAcatattcatacacacacacacacaccatgctgcAGATATTTGGATGTTACCAGTCCTTAGGTGCTTGAGTCAGCTTGGTGGCCAACTAAGCTGAACACAaggaagaggaggctggggtCTGTCGGATACATACCTATGCCTCATTGTTGTGCAGAAGTTGTCTCCCTCCCAGATCATTTCTTTCTCACTCATCTTTTATGGGAGCAGCTGCACATCTGTTGCTTATTTGTTAGACTGGGGGTGCTAGCTGCACGTCTGTGATGACTTGTTTTATtcctgctggagcatggctcaGCTTCTGTGGTTAGAGATGACCTTTGGATTTAGCTTCGTTCATTTTTCCGCAGGTGTGATATTTTTATCTTCCTTCTTGCTGTTTGCATCTTtagtttccattttctttcttacCTGATCACATGCATACCACATTCGTACAAATTGAGCATGAAGATGGATAAGTAAAACAAAATGGAAGATAAAATTATAAATGGATATAGATTAGTTAAAGGGAAATTAGTGTGAGATTACAGTGAGTCCAACGGTGGAGCCAGGTACAGCCCTAGGGATTGGGTGCAGGTGCCTGTGACTTCAGCAATAGGTGTGGTAGCTGGTGTCTGAGCCAGGTTTTCCTGACAGTCAGGCTACAGGACGGAGGGCAATCAGGTAGGGGACATGAAATTGGGCCCCTGCTGGGAGGTTCAGATGTGGGGTGTCGGGTGGAAGGTGTAAATGCAAAAGCTCAGGgtgcagctgtgggtgggggtcagggtggACAGGATTATGAATGACCAAGGAGCCTGGGGCATGGATCACAGCCCCTTAAAATCCCACttgcctcccagagctgggagagaacccaggtgtcctggcttctgggtcccagccccccttccctcctctgtccCCCTTGAGATCCCGCTCCCCtccatgaggctgaagttggttgcttTTCCCAGTTCCATATTCTTTATTCCCAGTTCTTtattccttattcctggttcctggttcctttttcaaagcttaTCTGGACCcaataaaagcttgttattaatgaattacacatcctaaagagagagaaattcattAGCTATGTATATGTGCTAATTAATATGTAATACAATAtcccacatcaagtacagagctctaaatgaaggtcagattaggatgggattacaggggaaaattcttcttgggccaccccaagcTTCCTGTCAATGCCACTgagggactgtcccaaagaaccctgaccacagtcctgcccggcccaaagcacgctttggccatgccaggctgccaactacagcccccatgcccactgtactaagtataatggtTTGAATAAGGAACGGGCATTTGGGCTGGGACTACGGCTAGAAATGTTGTTTGGGCCACCCATCAGAATCTCTCTGCACAACCGAGGGACTCTACCAGACACATCTGACCGGAGTCCTGTCCGacccaaagcatggtttggctgtgccaggctgccaactgacaccaACCACaccactgtgctaaatatatggaCTTGAATAAACAACTGGAATTTGGGCTGAGATTATACCTATAAATCCTTTTTAGGCCACCCTATGCCATGCCTTTGTgtcactgggggactctcctgcacatttctgaccagagacttgcccagcccaaagtgcCCTTCGGCCATGCCAGcctgccaacagacagcaccccagccactgtgctaagtatatagagccgaataaggaactggattttgggctgggattatacccagaaatcattcttgggccaccccagaccacatcTCTGTGCCATAAGGAAACACTCCTGGACATTTCTGACCGGAGACTTGCCTGGCGCAAAgtacggtttggctgtgccaggctgccaacagacagcaatTCAGCTCCTGTGCTAAACATATGGACCCAAAAAAGGAACTGGAGTTTGGGACaggattatagctagaaatccttcttaaACCACCCCAAACCATGCCTCTGTCACcctgggggactgtcctggatATGTCTGATGAAAGACTTGctagctataatcccagctcaaaagccaattccttattcagaaagagcacacaccaactgctgaaacttccttagcctgacgaagggtttttgaactcgaaagcttgcttaataactattctccaactatttgggttggtctaataaaagatatcaaattcacccaaggaaccttgtctgcctaggcttgaataaggcagacaaggttccttgggtgaatttgatatcttttattagaccaacccaaatggttggagaatagttattaagcaagctttcgggttcaaaaacccttcgtcaggccaaggaagtttcagcagttggtgcgtgctctccctggaaggaatgaaaagtaaagaagccaggggctgggctgggctgggctgggctggggagtcagttgccaggcagattataatcaTTATAATTATTGAAGCCTATGCATTTAGTACAGTGGTAATGGGTGGCTGTacattggcagcctggcacagccaaactgtgctttgggatgaccaaatctctggtcagagatgtccaggtcAGTCcctcagtgccacagaggcatggcatggggtggcccaagaaggatttctagctataatcccagaTCAAAATCCAGTTCCTAATTTGGGtccagatacttagcacagtgcggggggctgcatgggggggctgtcagttggcagctcAGCATGTCCAAGccacactttgggccaggcaagtctgTCCTCAGCATGtgcaggagagtcccccagtgccacagaggcatggcatggggtggcccaCGAAGGCAGTGGCGACGCATAggggtacacaggggtgcatgtgcaccccctgaccggctgCGCtcgctgcttaggcgatgggcaggagggcaggtgggagtgccgaTGCCTCCCCCCGCAAGTGTCGACTGATCGCTGTGATccctgcagccgcttctgggagcgGCTGTAGTGATCAACTGGTGCTTGCTCCCGGaaacagctgcagccactccaggaaATGGATGCAGCGAttggctgcagcaatcagcccTTGCAGGATTGCCCAGggtggacacccccccccccccccggtccacAGGATGGCCCATGGGGGACCTGACCCCCGGTCAGCAAGACTGGtcgcatggggggcacatgccccccccgactaaggcagcaccagtcgctcatgcaagaaggatttctggctataatTCCAGCCCAAAATCCGGTCCTttatttgggtccatatacttagcatagtggctggggtgctgtcagttggcagcctggcatggccaaaacATGCCTTTATTAGGtttagattagctttgaaaaaggaactgggaataaggaatagggaactgggaataaggaaccaacatCAGCCTCATCTCCCCTGTCAGGGTTAGGATAGAATCCAGGTGTtctgcctccctccttcctcaCACCAAGCCTGGCAGGGTAAGGACCTGAGGGAATCCTTGTCCCAGCAGCTCCCTtatccctcccccactcctgggagtCAGTCACCTGAGGCCTGGGGAGGATGTGAGGGAAGTTATGGAAAAGGGAGGCTCCTCCCTAATTTGCTCCTGCAGcgatatggctgagggcaggcgaaacctgggggcatctgaaccccaagcctctgggcttgggcctgcacataggatgctgGCCAAAtaactttggaaatatctgaagctgttggtggaggtggaggatgtttgcaggttgtagggccacttatggttctgaacTGACTCtcagatttggacttgatttggcttggaacatgacaaatttcattaaaaaaaaaaaaaaaagggatgtgGAAGAAGGGCCAGAAAGCAACTTGACCAGGACCCAGGTGTGCTTCCACCCCGGATACTGCTTGCCTCCCAGTAACTATTTCCTTGCCAGAGGGGAGAAGCAATCTGTCCCCTGAGCTCCTGGGTTCTAtctcagctctgggaggggagtgagatCTGGTGGTTTaaagcagggggtgctgggagcccgGCTGACTGAGTTCTCTCTCAGCTTTGGGAGAAGAGTTGGGGCTGGTGGGTTAGAGCAGTGGAGCAATGTCCAGCCCCATGCATTGCCAGTGTGTACTCTGAATAACCCTCAGCTACTACCTCTTCTGTGATTTGGCCTGAACTTgttccccagcaccagctgctgccagctctgaCAGACCCTCACCGGGCTCGGGGTGCCTCTGGGGTACACAGGGGGCAAAGCAGCCAGGAACCTGGGCATGGAACCTCTCACCTGCCTGGCAGGAGACAGCTGATACCTGCAGCTGGTACTGAAGCCATGAGCACAgtcagggggagcccagggtggagctggtagggggctgtgggttgggagcaaggggcaccagtaGCCCAGATTGTGGCTGCAGATCTGAAGGGGGGGATACCAGCAATGccaggatgggagagggggccTGTTGCTCTCACTGGTCTACCCATGACCTATCCCCTGTGGTTGGTGCTTGGCTGAAGGGGCTGATCTGGGGATCAGGTTTTTAGGCCTTGTGGTAGAACCAGACTCCAGATTCATCCACACACCCTCTCCTCACCCTGGGTCCAGGCTCTTGTTTCCTATCACCCCCATTTCCCTCTTCCATCTTCTCTCCATTACCTtatttcctccccacagactgggACCTCACTGCATCTGTCATACAGCATCATGAACTTCCTGCTCTCCCGCATCTCTGGCAAAGTCCATTACCTGTTGCTgatcatcaccaccacctccaccatCGTTCACTTCAACACCCGCACCAGCAGCCCAAAGCATCAGTTCCTGtcccccaacaccaccacccagcTGCTCCTCACGGCCACCCCTACCCCAAACGAGGGTATATGGACGGTCAACTCCATTGGGCGCCTGGGGAACCAGATGGGAGAGTACGCCACCCTCTATGCTCTGGCCAAAATGAATGGGCGCCAGGCCTGCATCCTCCCAGAGATGCACCAACATCTGGCACCCCTTTTCCGCATCACCCTGCCCgtgctccctccagatgtggtccAAAAGGTCCCGTGGAGGAACTATTGGCTCCACGACTGGATGTCAGAAGAGTACAGGCACATCCCGGACAAGTATGTGCGGCTCACAGGCTACCCATGCTCCTGGACCTTCTACCACCACCTCCGGGATGAGATCTTACAGGAGTTCTCCTTTCATGACCACGTGCGGGACGAGGCCAACCAGTATCTAGCCAGGCTGCGTGGCCGGCGCCGCAATGTGACCTACGTGGGCATCCATGTGCGCAGGGGGGACTACGTCCATGTGATGCCCCAAGTGTGGAAGGGGGTGGTGGCTGACAGGGCTTACCTAGAGAAGGCCATGGGCTACTTCCGGGCCAAGTACGAGGAGCCAGTCTTCGTGGTGACCAGCAATGGGATGGACTGGTGCCAGAAAAACATCGATGCTTCAAGGGGGGATGTGCACTTCTCTGGGGACGGGAGGGAGTCATCCCCGGGCAGGGATTTCGCATTGCTGGCCCATTGCAACCACACAATCATGACCATTGGGACCTTTGGCATCTGGGCCGCCTACCTGGCCAGAGGGGAGACCATCTACTTGGCCAACTACACCCTGCCTGACTCCCCATTCCTCAAAATCTTCAAGCCCTCAGCCGCCTTCCTGCCTGAGTGGATCGGGATCAGTGCAGACCTCTCCCCCCTGATGAAGGGCCATTAGGACACACCTTACAGACCTGGCAAGGCCAAGGGCACTGGCTGGTCTTGACAGGATTTGGGGCTGGAGTCTCCTGCATGGGGTAGAGGATGTTCCATGTTATTAGCCTCTTGGGAGCGCCCATAGCAGCTTGCTCTCAGGCCTTGGGCACCCAAGGGTGAGGCTGGGCTAACTGGGACACAGGCCAAGTGAAGCAGACACATGGGCTCTCAAAACCTGGGGAGAGAGATGCCAGGGAAGGAACCAGCCACTACCCAAGAGCCTGGGTGAGGGATCAGTCTCTCGTCTCCTGGTACTACATAAACAAGGCAGATGCCAGCACAAGAGTCTCCAGAGGCTTTCTGGCTGCTTGGAGAAGCtggggaagggttttttttagctGTGAAGACCTGGTGAAACCCAACTTTGCCCCCACCATGGGCTTCACATGTGCCCCTGTGacaaggggtggtggtggtgacatGGGGTCCCAATGGGCCAAGCTCTCTCCTCCATTAGATGGGAGCgatcaggggggtggggagacctTGTTCTACCCATGCCAGATCTGGGAATCACCATAGACAGTCTACTTAAAACATCAACTCAGTGCTCTGCAGCtatcaaaaaagcaaacaaaaggcTTGGGATTATTAAGGGGATTGGAAAACAAAATTGAAAGCATCATCAGGCCCCTTTATAAAGCCACATGCGTCCCACCTTAAAtattgtgcccagttctggtccctgcaCCTAAAAAATGATCTAGAAGagctagagaaggtccagagaagggcaacaaggatgatggaTGGTATGGAGGGGCTCCCATCTGAGACAAGGCTAAAGAGGCCAGGCCTATTTGGCTTagaaaaagagatgcttgaggaggGATATGGGAAGGGTTTACAAgttactaaatggtgaagagaaagtaaacagaGATTTGTTATTTACTCATCAGACATGTCACAGAATGAAGCCACTGGGCTGCAAGTTTAAAACTAGCACAGGGAAGTTCTTTTCCAAACTTTACTCAGGTTTGGAACTTATTGCCACCAGAGGCTGCGGAAGCTGACAGCTCAGCCAGAATCAAAAAAAGGACTGGATGAACCtgtggaggaaaggggaaggggtagCTATTGAGCACTGAAGTAAGGGGCACGACCTCTGAATCAGAACCTCCtgaagtgctggaggctgcaagccaGAGGAagtgggaaaaaccctggtcatgccCTGGTCACCCTTtgtttcagcatctgctctctgccactgtgcaaCAGGAGACCTAGCACAATggatctatggtctgacccactaaatggcagctcttatgtTCACCAAAGAGCTGGGTAATAACCAAAGGCCACACAGGCTCTTGAGACACCCCCAGGACAGAGGTTGGGGGCAGGTGTCTGTATGCTCTGTGGATGGAGGGCTTCAGTTCCATGTCACTAAGGTGGGGTCCACAATGCCCAGGACACAGGAGGATCCTGGTTGATTCACTCCCGGGACAGGAAGCCCATCACAAGCTGTCTGCTCTCCCCCTACTcaggcccctgggctgtggggtgaATGACCAGAGGCTGGGGGCTTTCAGATTAAAGCTGGGACAGGACACCTTGATTCTGTTCCATctctgggagaggagaggggagtccAATGAGTTACAGCAAGGATCTGGAATTCAGAACAGCCAGGGATACAGGTTGGGAGTGGGTTTCAGGCACATTAAGCCAGTCTGGGGTGGCAAGGGTTAAGGATAAACTGGCAGACAGAGTGATGGACACAGGAGCCAGCAGAGGCAATAGGCCCCAGCTAGGAGGGAGCAGGCCAAAGATAATGGCTTGATGAAGGGTGGAGGGACTTTCTCCTACCTACCTCCAGGATACAGGGCTGGATTTAAGGCATGATGGGGAAAGGGGACAGATAGGGGTCCCCGAGGCGATTGGGAGGCAGGGATACCATGCAGAAGCCTTCAGCGGAGTCTCTGGCACCCTCAGGGGTGTGTGAGGGCCTTAGAAACAGCACCACCTCCTCCCGCGAGGTAAGTACATGTGAAACCCATTGTACagacatggaaactgaggcacaagaagCCACTCAGCCCAGGCCAGAGGCAGGGAAAGGACTGAGGTATGCTGGGATCCTAGCTCTCCTACCACAGTacaaccccactcccctctcgGGACTGGGGAGAAAACCCAGGTGACCAGGACCCAGCGCCCACACCACAAATCTGCTGCCCTTGTAACCCAGAGTAAAACAACAGGATGTGCCCTAGGGGGGCTGCAATGCAGGTAAGACCAAATAGGAAGGCAGATCAGAGACCCTCTTCTGCAATGAGGGAGACTTACTGGAAGGGCTGGCGTCGGCTCAGCAGGGTGGATAGGGTCATTGCAGGGGTGAGCGGTTCTGCTGAGCATCTTGTGGGGCTGGCCTGCCCCACCgcagtccacttccaggcccaggacagaacACCCTGCATGGGTCCTGACACACAGCATGGCTGCTCTAACCCACCAGCCTTAtaccacccaccccccaccagctccaACCCACTCAGTGCTCCCAGCTCAAAAGCAACCCAGcttctcagtttaaaaaaaaaggctttattcCAATGTGAGACACTCAGAAGGGCTTCAGAGTCTGTCCGTCTtcatccctcccttctccccccaccctgaaaTCAGAGTTTGTGGGGctctgactcccccccccccgagctgggCACATTCTTCATCCACAAGCTCCCAGTCTGCctgccattccccaccccccacccttagCACCGAgaccacccccctccctggcaggGTCAAGTATGGGtctaatcggggggggggggggcggggggataaCAGCTCCCCCCCATTCCAATCGATCAGATCCTGACAAAACCAGCAGACACTTCAGCACctgg
Encoded here:
- the LOC102575664 gene encoding galactoside alpha-(1,2)-fucosyltransferase 2; protein product: MNFLLSRISGKVHYLLLIITTTSTIVHFNTRTSSPKHQFLSPNTTTQLLLTATPTPNEGIWTVNSIGRLGNQMGEYATLYALAKMNGRQACILPEMHQHLAPLFRITLPVLPPDVVQKVPWRNYWLHDWMSEEYRHIPDKYVRLTGYPCSWTFYHHLRDEILQEFSFHDHVRDEANQYLARLRGRRRNVTYVGIHVRRGDYVHVMPQVWKGVVADRAYLEKAMGYFRAKYEEPVFVVTSNGMDWCQKNIDASRGDVHFSGDGRESSPGRDFALLAHCNHTIMTIGTFGIWAAYLARGETIYLANYTLPDSPFLKIFKPSAAFLPEWIGISADLSPLMKGH